A single genomic interval of bacterium harbors:
- a CDS encoding aminotransferase class I/II-fold pyridoxal phosphate-dependent enzyme: MKDIISDKVKNIPPSGIRKFFDLILSMEDVISLGVGEPDFVTPWHIRDAAIYSLEQGYTSYTSNSGLLELRELITQRIKDDYKVKYNPVNEVLITVGVSEALDLAMRAILNPDDEVIIPEPSYVSYKSCVIFAGGKPVVIPTNASTGFKIKPEQIEQTITEKTKAILLSYPSNPTGATMNREELSKISEVVKRYELIVIADEIYKLLTYDDEPVCFASLPGMKERTILLDGFSKAYAMTGWRIGYAAGNSEIIGAMTRIHQYTMLCASIISQRAAIQALRNSDKAVEEMRNEYNQRRRLIVKGLNEIGLECTMPGGAFYVFPSIKRTGLSSEGFAEKLLREQKVAVVPGTAFGECGEGYIRCSYATSMAKIEKALEKMGEFCDQL; encoded by the coding sequence ATGAAGGATATAATTTCAGATAAAGTAAAAAATATTCCCCCATCCGGCATCAGGAAATTCTTTGATTTAATCCTCAGTATGGAAGATGTAATTTCTTTAGGTGTAGGCGAGCCTGACTTTGTTACTCCGTGGCATATTCGGGATGCGGCTATTTACTCATTAGAACAGGGCTATACCAGTTACACCTCTAATTCTGGCTTGTTAGAATTGCGGGAATTGATTACCCAGAGGATTAAAGATGATTACAAGGTAAAGTATAACCCGGTAAATGAAGTCTTAATCACTGTTGGTGTAAGTGAAGCCCTTGATTTAGCGATGAGGGCTATTCTTAATCCTGACGATGAGGTGATTATTCCAGAACCATCTTATGTTTCTTATAAATCTTGTGTTATCTTTGCTGGCGGGAAACCCGTAGTTATCCCAACCAATGCCTCAACTGGCTTCAAGATTAAACCAGAACAGATAGAACAGACAATAACTGAAAAAACTAAGGCTATTTTACTTTCTTATCCATCTAATCCTACCGGAGCAACGATGAATAGAGAAGAGTTAAGCAAGATAAGTGAAGTCGTAAAAAGATATGAATTAATTGTTATTGCAGACGAGATATACAAATTACTTACTTATGATGATGAACCTGTTTGTTTTGCCTCTTTGCCGGGGATGAAGGAGCGGACTATTCTCCTGGATGGTTTTTCTAAGGCTTATGCGATGACTGGTTGGCGAATAGGTTATGCCGCTGGTAATTCAGAAATTATTGGTGCGATGACCAGAATACATCAATATACAATGCTTTGTGCCTCAATCATTAGCCAGCGAGCGGCAATACAAGCTTTACGCAATAGTGACAAAGCGGTAGAAGAGATGCGAAATGAATATAATCAGCGACGAAGATTAATTGTCAAAGGGCTGAATGAAATCGGGTTAGAATGCACAATGCCAGGCGGGGCATTCTATGTTTTTCCATCAATTAAAAGGACAGGTTTGAGTTCCGAAGGGTTTGCTGAAAAATTGCTTCGTGAACAAAAAGTTGCCGTCGTCCCCGGCACAGCCTTTGGTGAGTGCGGAGAAGGGTATAT